The Amycolatopsis nigrescens CSC17Ta-90 genomic interval GCGCACGACGTGGGCGTGCGCCGGGGCGCCGAGGACGCGGTGCACCAGATGCGGGTCGCCGGCCGTCGCCTGCGCAGCGCGCTGAGCACCTTCCGCCGGCTGCTGGACCGCGACGCCACCCGCGACCTCGCCGACGAGCTCAAATGGCTCAGCGGGCGGCTCGCCGCCGCACGGGACACCGAAGTACTCGCCGCGCGGCTGGCCGAGCAACTCGACGAACAGCCGACGGAACTGGTGCTGGGACCGGTCAAAGCGGCCCTGACCGCGCATTTCGCCCGTCAGGAGCGCGAAGCACGCGACACCGCGCTCGAGGCACTCGACAGCACGCGCTACGTCGAACTGCTGCGCGGACTGGACCAGTTGCTCACCGACCCGCCCCTCACCCACCGGGCTGGCAGGCCCGCCGACGCCGAACTGCGGCACGCGCTCCGCCGCGCGGACCGCCGGCTGCGCCGCACCGTCAAGGCACTGGACGGAATCGAGGACCGCAGCCAGCTGAACGAGGCCCTGCACGAGGTCCGCAAGAAGGCGAAACAGGCCCGCTACTGCGCGGACGCCGCCGAACCGGCGTTCGGCGCGCGCCTGAAGTCCTGGCGCAACGGAGTCAAGAAGGTGCAGAGCGCACTGGGCAACCAGCACGACTGCGTGGTCGCCGCGGACGCTCTGCGGGAACTCGGCGTCCAGGCGGGTCTCGCCGGCGCCAACGCGTTCACCTACGGCTTGCTGCACCGGCACAACACCGCCGAGGCCGAGCACTGGCAGGCCGTTTTCCACCGCCGCTGGAACGAGCTGGACGACCGGCGGACACCCGGTTGGCTCGGCTAGCTCCGCTCCAGCGCCCGCAGCACGTTCAGCAGCCCTTCCGGCGAGGTGTCGCACAGCCGCGCCATCCCGGCGATCGCGCCGCCGTCCAGGTACACCACCGCCGGCTGCCCGGCGGGACTGCGCGCCAGCCGGTGCTCGGCCCAGCGGCGCAACGGAAGCAGCTCGGTGCCGCGATGCCGGACCAGCGCGGTCAGGTCGACCCGCACCCGCTCCGCGTCCGCCACCCGCGCCTGCACCCTGGCCAGCAGTTCCACCGCCGAGACGTCCAACGCCTGGCACAGCTCCATCAGCCGTACCACCGAGCAGTGCCGGGTGCCCAGCTCGTAGGTCGCCAACGTCTGCACCGAGACCTTCGCCGTCAGCCTGGCCTGCAGTTGCCGTCGCGACCAGCCGCGCTGCCCCCTGGCTCGTCGCAGTTCGTCACCGAGTACGCGCAGTACGGTGCCGGCCAGTTCCGGTTCAGCGACCATGGCCCGCGCGCAAACCGCCGCGATTCTGCCGCTTCCACCACATGCCTGCTCCCGATACCGTGCCGGAACGGCCGCTCCGGCCGCACACCGCAAGCTAGCTTGTATATATACATAGATCCATACGCCATTAGGACGGACTGCGGGACGGCGTGCGTCTGCTGGGACACTGTGCGGCGTGCTCGGGGAGATACGGAGGTACGTCAGTGGTTGACCATCGCGCAGACCCGTCCGCCCTGCGCTTTCTGATCGGCCACGACCTGCGCGCCGAGCGCGACCGGTCCGGATGGAAGCAAGCCGACGCGGCCAAGGTGATCGGCAGCAGTCAGGCTAAGATCAACTATCTGGAAACCGGGAAGACACAGCAAAAACCGGGCGAGATCGCCGCACTGCTGCGGGCGTATGGCGCGGACGTGGAGCACGTGGACCGGATGAGCTCGCTGGCGAGGAGGGCCGATCAGGGCACCTGGTGGGCGCCGTTCAGCGACGTGCTGCCCGACTGGTTCAAAACCTTCGTGGGACTGGAAGGCCTGGCCACGGCGGCGTTCAGCTACGAATCCCTGCTCCTGCCGGGACAGCTGCAGACCAGCGACTACGCGGCCGCGCTGCTGGTCGGCAACCTGCGGGTGCCGCCGCGGGAGGTGCAGCAGGTGGTGCGCGCCAGGATGGCGAGGCAGCGGCTGGACAGCACCGACCAGAGCATCGTCCCGCTGCGTTTCCGTACCGTGATCGAAGAGTACGTGCTGGACCGGATCGTCGGCGGACCGACGGTGATGCGTGCGCAACTGGAGCATCTGCTCGAAATGATGCGCCGGGACAACGTGGAACTGCACGTCATGCCGGTGACCACGACCGTGCACGACGGGCTGGACGGCGACTTCCTGCTGCTCGATTTCGAGGTGGCACAAAGCATCGGCTACATCGAGTACCCGGCGGGGGCCATCTACATTCAAGACCAGGACCAAGTCGACGGGTACGCTTTGTCTGCGGATCGGCTGTGCTCCGCCGCGCTGTCGGGCCCCGATTCCGCGAAGTTCATCGAAGGCCGTATCGCCGGCCTGATCGCGAGTTCGGAGGACTGACATGCCGGTACCAGGCCGACTCCAGTGGCGGACTTCCAGCCGCAGCAGCAACGGCGAGAACTGCGTAGAGGTCGCACCGTCCCAGTCGCAGGTGAGCCTCCGGCACAGCAAGCACCGCGCCGCCGGCACCATCACTTTCCCCGCGCTGGCGTGGTCGGCGTTCCTGCACGAGACCAGTGCCGATCTGCCCAGTGCCAACGGAATCGTCGCCGTCCGCAAGGCGGGCAAGCACGCCGTCGTGCGTTCGCTGACGGGCGGGGTCGAGCTGAGGTTCGACGAGGGCGAATGGACCGCCTTCGTGGCGGGAGCACGCCGAGGCGAGTTCGACTTCTTCGTCGAGTACACCCCGGCGTGCCACTGAGGCGCCTCAGCCCGCCATCCGGTCGGCTTCGGTTCCGCCGTCCGGCAGCAGTCCCAACATGTCCAGCAGCTGAGCGCAGTCTTCCCGGTCGGTCGCCGCGGTGGCGACCCGGCGAGCCGCGCGCAGCCGCTCTTCGGCCGCCGCCCGCGGATCTTCCAGTGGCTCACCGGGCGGCAGCGCGAGATCGTACGACTTCACCATGCGTGCTCACCTCTCCGGCGCGTCGTGCTCCAGCCCTGGGCTCACGCTCGGGCCAGGGGCACCCGGCTGTCCCGGTACCGGAGCGACGGTCTGTCCCTGTCCCGGCACCATGGTCGGTCCGCCGGGGACCCGGTTCGCCCGGCGCGCACTGATGTCCTCGCCGACCTGGCTGTCCCGGATCCGGCCAAGCACGGTCAGGGTGAGCCCGTGGGCGACGGCCAGGATCAGCAGGAACACGCCCAGCTTGCCGACCACGCCCTCGATCGAGTTGCCGCCGATGTCGACGATGGAGACCAAGGCGAGCACCCCGAGTACCACCAGATGGAAGAGCACGGTGACCAGCCGGGTCATCGACGCGCCGCTTTCCGTGTCGCCGTAGGCCTTTTCCAGGTAGCGACGTCCGCTGCGATAGATGATCTGCCCGTCCACGGCGACCAGCAGCAGCCCTACCAGCAGGAAGGTCAGATAGGCATCGGTGTCCATGGCAGTCCCTTCCGTCGGCTCCTCCACGACGAGTACCCGACGGGAGAGCCGGCGAAACGCCGGGACTCAGCGCAGGACGGTGTCGTCCAGCGCGTCCGGCACCGCCGGCAGCACGGCGAAAAGCCCGCGCAGCCCGGTCGCCTCCAGTGCACGCAGCACGATGTACCGGGTGGTGACCAGCACCAGCCCGGCACCGCGCCGGTTGGCCACCGCCAGCGCCTCGAGCGCGGAGCAGGACAGGAAGTCGACCCTGGACAGGTCGACCACCAGGCGGCTGCCTTCGGTTACACCGCCGAGCGCGGCACGCAGCCCGCCGACGGTCAGGGCGTCCACTTCGCCGACCACCGTCAGCAGCACGACGTCCTGCTGCGGGGTGCTCACGGTGACGGACATACCGAAATGATCTTGGGAATGCCGGGGGCTCGGAATATTCATGATGCGCTCCTCTCGAGGCCGACGAACGGCCTCGCCCGCGAGATCGACCGCGGACGGTTGGGCGAGGCGGACCTTCGCCCGCCTTCTCGCTGACCGGAGCACGCTGCTGAACAACAGCCAGTCCCGCTGACGGTACGCGACTGACCCGGCACGTCAACCGCACGCCACCGGCCGGGACGGGTTTCCGGTTGCCGCGCGCCGGGTATTCCGGCGACCTGGGCACCGGTTCCGGCGAGGAGGTGGACGATGACGCGAAAGCGGGTGGTGGTCGTCGGCGGAGGCTTCGCCGGCTACGAGGCCGCCAAGGGGCTGTCGGCGAAACTTCCGCCGGAGGAGTTCGAGATCGCACTGGTCAACCCCACCGACTACTTCCTCTACCTCCCGCTGCTGCCCGAGGTGGCCGCCGGCATCCTGGACCCGCGCCGGATCTCCGTCTCACTGCCCGGCACGCTGCCGGACGTCCGGCTGATGCTGGGCGAGGTGCGTGCGGTCGAGCTCGCCGAACGCCAGATCCGCTATACCGATCCAGAAGGTGCACACCATCGGCTGTCCTACGATCGGCTGGTGCTGGCCGTCGGCAGTGTGCACAAGCTGCTGCCGATTCCCGGCCTCGCCGAGTACGCACACGGCTTCCGCGGCGTGCCCGAAGCGCTCTACCTCCGCGATCACGTGACCAGGCAGGTGGAGCTGGCCGCGGCCGCCGATGAGGAGAAGGAACGGGACGCGCGCTGCACCTTCGTGGTGGTCGGCGCCGGCTACACCGGTACCGAGGTCGCCGCGCAGGGTCCGCGGTACACCGCGCAACTCGCCGCCAGGCACGCCGAGCTGCGCGGGCAGCGGATGCGCTGGCTGCTGCTCGACGTCGCGCCGCGGGTGCTGCCCGAACTCGACCAGCGACTGTCCGGCACCGCGGACCGGGTGCTCCGCGAGCAAGGGGTCGAGGTGCGGACGGAGACGTCGATCAGTGAAGCGACCGCTGACGGGGTCACGCTGACCACCGGAGAGTTCGTGCCGACCCGTTCCCTGGTCTGGTGCGTTGGCGTGCGGCCGGATCCGCTGGTCGACGACGTCGGCCTGGAGACGACGAAGGGACGGCTGGTGGTGGACCCCCGGCTCGGCGTGCCGGGACATCCCGAGGTGTTCGCCTGCGGTGACGCCGCCGCGGTGCCGGATCTCACCAGGCCGGGTGAGCTCACCGCGATGACCGCGCAGCACGCGGTCCGCCAGGGCAAGCTGGCCGCCAGGAACGTGGCCGCCTCGCTCGGCCACGGCAAGGCCCGCCGCTACCGGCACCACGACCTCGGCTTCGTGGTCGACCTCGGTGCGCGCCGCGCCGCGGCGAACCCGCTGCACATCCCGCTGTCCGGGCTGCCCGCCAAGGCCGTCACCCGCGGCTACCACCTGGTTTCCATGCCGGGCAACCGAATCCGCACCGCCGTCGACTGGCTGCTGGACGCGGTACTGCGCCGGCGCCAGAGCGTGCAGCTCGGTCTGGTCCGATCGGGAACCGTGCCGTTGGACACGGCGTCGCCGGAAGTGCCGAAACTGCGGAAGGAGTAGCGATGACCACCGGACCGGATCAAGTCCGCGCGGAAGGGCCGTACGTTGTCGTCGATGGCGATCCGGACCGGCGCGGGATCGTGGTGCTCGACCCGGCTGGGGCGGCGAAGCACGAGGAACTACCGGCCACCTGGCGCCCGATCGCCGACCGCCGCCGGATCTTCTGGTGCCGGCTGCCCACCGACGGCGCGCTGACCGAAGCCGAAGAACTGCTGACGAACCCGCCGGCCCCGGTCGACCTGGTGGCCGGCGGCACGTTCGCGGACGCGGCGCTGAACCTTGCCGCGGCGCACACCGGCACGGTGCGCGCGGTGCTGCTCGTCGACCCCGGTACCGGCACTACGGACGCCGACCAGGAATGGGCACGGCGAGCGGCCGGGCAATGGCAGGAATTGGAAACGGCCGGAGTGCGCGTCCAGGTGATCGCGCACAGCACGGGCGGGAAGTACGACCGGGTGCCGCCGCCGCTGCCGCTGGGGCATCCCGACGTGGTCGCCGGGGCGCAGCGGGCGTTCGACGAGCTGGACGACCGAGCTTAGTCCACTGTAGACAGACTGCGAGTCACTCGCCGTACCTGCGCCGCACCCTGGGCGCCAGTGCCCGCCAGACCGGGCGCCACACGCGGCCCGGCAGCACGGCGCTGCGCTCCTCCCTCGCCACCCGCCCGCGCCGGTGCGCCAGCAGGCCCGCCGAACCGGAGTCGTACTTCAGCCGGTACTCCACCGCGCACACCTGCCGAACGCTCTTGTAGCCGTACTGCGCCGGCGCGACCAGCCGGGCCGGCGCGCCCTGATCCGGGGTGAGCGGGGCGCCGTCGAGGTGGTCGGCGAGCAGCACGTCTTCGGCTAACGCGTCGGCCAGCGAAAGGCAGCTGCGGTAACCGTCCAGCCCGGCGAAGACCACCCAGGCGCAGGCGGGATGCGGGCGGACCCTGGCCACCAGCAGCTCGTGCACCGCCCGGAACGGCACTCCGCCCCAGCGCAGCCCGGTGCTGCTCCAGGTGGTCACGCAGTGCAGGTCGGCGATGCGCTCCCGCCTTCCCGGCAGGCCGAGCAGCGTGCCGAGTTCGAGCTGCACCGGGGTGCGGACCGCGCCGGTCACCCACACCACCGGCCGGGCCGGCACCTCCGGGCGCACTCGCGCGAACCACGGCAGGCCGAACCGGCGCAGCTCGGTGCCGGTCTGGCCACGGGGCAGCTCGGTCATGTCGCCTCCCTGATTTTAGAGGCTCCACACTAGAACTAGGCACGGGTCGCCGTCCAGTACGGCTCAGCCGGTTCGCGCATCGTCCTTGCGGACCGTGTGCCGGCCGGCGGTGACCACCACCGCGGCCACCGCGGAGAGCGTCGCGCCGAACGCGTAGGGCAGCCACGACGCGACATCGAACAACGCGCCGGAACCGAGCGGGCCCACCACCCTGCCGGTAGCGGCGGCCGACTGGCCCTGCCCCATCCTGGCGCCGCGCTCCCCCGGCGGACCGGCCCCGGCCAGCATGCTGGCCACGGTCGCGGTGACTAGCCCGTCGCCGGCCGAAAGCAGCACCACCGCGGCCACGAACACCGGCATCGGCACCACCGGCAGCACCACCAGTCCCACGGCCATCACCAGTGCGCCGGCCATCGCGACCCGTTCCTCGCCCCAGCGCGCGGCCACCCTGGCCACCAGAACTCCTTGCACCAGCAGCAAAGCCAGCCCGGCCAGGCAGAGCAGCCAGCCGACGAACACCGGCCCCGCTCCGAACCGCTGCGCGGCCAGGAAGGCGACCGTGGTCTCCATGCCGACGAAAGCGGCCATACCGGCGAATCCCGCGAGCAGCAGGGTCCACGGCGCGACCCGCCGCCGCGCACCGGCCGGGCGGGGAGCCGGGCTCACCGGAGCAGGGCCGGGCAGTGCCACCAAGGCGAACATCAGGTTGGCCGCGGCGAGACCGGCCGCGATGAACGCGACCACGTCGAACCCGAGCGGCGCGGCGAGCGCGCCCAGCGCCGGCCCGACGGTGAAGGCCAGCCCGATCGAAGCCCCGATCAGCCCCATCGACCTGGTGCGGTGCTCAGGCTCGCTGACGTCCGCGGCGAAAGCCTGCGCCACCCCGATGCTCCCGCCGCAGGCCCCGGCGATCACGCGCGCCGCCAGCAGCAGCCACAGGTCGCCGGCCAGGCCCATCACCAGCAGCGACGCGGTGGAACCCGCCAGGCTCACCAGCAGCAACGGCCGCCTGCCGTACCGGTCGGCCAGCCTGCCGAGCACCGGCGCCGCGGCGGCCTGCGCCAGCGAGTAGCTGGTCAGCAGCACCCCGACCCACACCCCGCCGCCGCCGAGGTCCGCCACGTAGAAGGGCAGCGACGGCAGTACCAGGGTGAAGCCGAACAGGTCGATGAAAACCGTGGCGCACAACGCCAGCAGCACTTTCGTGGATGGAATCGGCTCTGCTCCTCACCGGTCGTGCACCCGCCCGCCGAGACCCCCAGCGGCCTTCTTCTACAAAGCGTAGTAGATCAGGCGGGCGCCGCCGTCACCCCGGTGCCGAACGCGCGTGCGCGTCCTCGGGATGGACGTGCACGGTGGCCCCGGAGAACCGCGGCACCGCATGACGCAGCCGGTGTTCCGCCCGATGGGCGATCTCGTGCGCGTCGACGAACGGGAGCGTGGCGCGGACCGCGAGCTCGACCTCGGCGTGCAGCTCGTGCCCGATCCAGCGCAGCCGCACCCGGTCCACCCGGCGAACCTGGTCCAGCCCGGACAGTTCGGCGTGCGCCAGGTCGATCAGCTCCGGATCGACCGCGTCCATCAGCCGCCCGAAGACCTGCTTCGCCGCGGAGTACGTGACCACCCCGATGGCCGCGGCGATCAGCAGGCCGATGATCGGGTCGGCGAGCCGCCAGCCCAACGCGGCACCCCCGGCCGAGAGCAGCACGGCCAGCGAGGTGATGGCGTCCGCCCTGGCGTGCAGCCCGTCGGCCACCAGCGCCGCCGAGCCGATCCGGCGACCGGCGCGGATGCGCACCTGTGCGGCGATCTCGTTGCCGGCGAACCCGGCGATCGCGGCCACCGCCACCGCGGGCAGCTGCCGCACCTCGGCCGGCTCGGCCAGCCGGCGCAGCGACTCCACCAGTGCGGCCACCGCCGAACCCGCGATGACCATGACCACGACCACCCCGGCGAGATCCTCCGCGCGGCCGAAACCGTAGGTGAACCGGCGGGTCGCCCGTCGCCGCCCGATCAGGAACGCGATGCCCACCGGCACCGCGGTGAGCGCGTCGGCGAGGTTGTGCAGGGTGTCCGAAAGCAGCGCCACCGAACCGGAGAGCGTGACCACCACTGCCTGCCCGGCCGCCGTCAGCGCGAGCACGCCGAGCGAGATCCACAGCGCCCGCAGGCCGGCCGAACTCGCCTTCAGCTGCGCGTCGACCCGATCGGCGGTGTCGTGACTGTGCGGCCGGACCAGCGCGGTCAGCCTGGCCCACCGACCGGTATGCCCGTGACCGTGCCCTTCAGATGCGCTCATCCGCGGTCGATCCTCCGTCCAGATTTCGCCAACACATGAAGACGTCTTCAGATATACCAGCGGTTAGGATAGGGCCCATGGGACATGGCGTCGAGGGCAGGCCACCACCGGTCACCGCGCTGGACGCGGAAAGCGCGGCGACGGTCGCCGCCACCCTGCAGGCGCTGGCCACCCCTTCGCGGCTGCTGATCCTCACCCGCCTGCGGCAGGGCCCCTGCGCCGTCGCGGACCTCGCGGTCGCGGTCGGCATGGAGCAGTCCGCGGTCTCGCACCAGCTGCGACTGCTTCGCGCGCTGAGCCTGGTCGCCAGCAGACGACAGGGCCGCAGCATCGTCTACAGCCTCTACGACTCGCACGTGGCGATGCTGCTCGACCAGGCCGTGTACCACATCGAGCACCTGCGGCTGGGCCTGCGCGAGTTTCCCGGCACCGGGGCGGGCTGACTACGCAGAGGACGCCGGGGCTCAGCCGCGAGGTGTGGCGAAGGCGTCCAGGCTCGCCCAGCCGCCGGCGATATCGCGCCATGGTGCGGTGCCGGCCAGCACGGCGGTACTGGACGTCTTGAGCGTCACGGGTGTTCCGCTGAGCAGCGCGACCAGTTCCTCCAGCCCGGGGTTGTGCCCGATGAAGAGCACCGTCCGCGCCTGCTCCGGCAGCTCACGCGCCACCGCCACCAACTCGCCGGGGGAAGCGCCGTAGAGCCGTTGCGCGGTCAGCGCCTCGGGCACCGGGTCGAATTCCGCCGACACCAGCCCCCAGGTCTGCCTGGCCCGCGCCGCCGAGGAGCAGACGACCAGGTCGAACGGGCCGACGTGCTCGCGGAGCCAGCGACCCGCCGCCGGCGCGTCCCGGCGGCCGCGGTCGCCGAGCGGCCGCTCGAAGTCGGGCACGTCCTGCGGCCAGGCCGACTTCGCGTGCCGGAGCAGCACCAGGGTGCGCGTCATCGCGCGACCCGCCTCGCCGGCGGTACCGGATGCGCCGGCACGCCCTCGACCACGGTGTTCTCGATGGTGCCGAGGCCGTCCACGGTCATCGTCACCACGTCACCGGGCCGCAGCGGCGGCGGGTCGATCCGGCCGGCCCTGCCCCAGAACTCGACCAGGCAGCCGTCCCCGCAGGTACCCGAGCCCAGCACGTCGCCGGCGCCGACCCAGGTGCCCCTGCTGGCGTAGGCGAGCAGTTCTTCGAAGGACCAGGCGGAGTTCGCCAGTGAGTCGGTGCCGAGCACCGAACCGTTCACGCTCACCGTCATCCGCAGGTCGAGCCGGTCACCGCGCCGGTAGGGCTCGAGCTCGTCGGCGGTGACCAGGTAGGGCCCGAGGGTGGACGCGGTGTCCTTGCCCTTCGCCGGGCCGAGGCCGATCTTCATCTCGTGGGTCTGCAGGTCACGCGCGGACCAGTCGTTGAAGATCGTGTAGCCGACGATGTGCTCGCGGGCCTGCTCCACGCTGAGGTTGAAACCGTCACGGCCGACGATCGCGGCCACCTCCAGCTCGAAGTCGAACCGGGTGCAGCCCGGCGGCACCGGCACCGGGTCGTGCGCGCCGATCACCGCGTGCGGGTTGGTGAAGTAGAACGTCGGGATCTCGTACCACTGGTCCGGCACCTTGCCCCGCCCAACGCCCTTGTACGAGCCTTCGACGTGCTTCTCGAAGGTGATGAAGTCGCGGATCGAAGCCGGCCGCACGGGCGGCAGCAGGCGCACCGCCGAAACCGGCACCGGGTCCCCGACCAGCAGCGACTCGACGCTCGGCCGTTCGGTCAGCAGGTCGAGCACCCGCGTCCCCGACGGCAGCGGATGGATCAGCCCGTCCTGGACGACTCCACTGTGGACAGTGCGGTCCCGCTCGTACCTGGCGATCTTCACGCGTCGTCCTCCTCGAAGATGGCCACCGCACGGGTCCAGCCGGCCGAGGCTGCGTGCACCTTCACCGGGAAGCAGGAGATCTGGAACCCGGTGGACGGCAGCGCCTCCAGGTTGTGCAGCTTCTCGATGTGGCAGTACCCGATCTCGCGGCCGGCCTTGTGCCCCTCCCAGATCACCGAGCCGTCGTGCTCGCGGGCATACCGCTGCGCGGTGTAGACGAACGGCGCGTCCCAGCTCCAGGCGTCCGTACCGGTCAGCCGCACGCCCTGTTCGAGCAGATGCAGGGTGGCGTCGCGGCCGACCCCGCAGCCGGTGGTCACGTAGTCGTCCTCGCCGTACCGCACCCCGGCGCTGGTGTTGACCACGACGATCTCCAGCGGGCTCAGCCGGTGCCCGATCCGGTCGAGCTCGGCGTCGATGTCCTCCGGGGTCACCACATAGCCGTTTTCGAAATGGCGGAAATCGAGCTTCACCGCGGGCTGCAGGCACCATTCCAGCGGCACCTCGTCGATGGTGATGGCCCGCTGACCCCGGCTCATCGTGGAGGCGTAGTGGTACGGCGCGTCCAGATGCGTGCCGTTGTGCGTGCTCATGCGCACCTGCTCGATCGCCCAGCCCTCCCCGTCCGGCAGGTCGTCCTTGGTCGCGCCGGGGAAGAAGGCCAGCATGCGGTCCACGGTGTCCTCGTGCGTGAAGTAGTCGATCTCCGGCTCCAGGCCAGGTGGATCGGAGGCGATCCCGGCCCGCAGCGGAACCGAGATGTCGACGAACTTGCGCATGGGTGCGTCCTTCCGGCGGTGAGCTGACGGCCCCGATCATGCTAGCGAGCCGGCGGGTACCGGGCGAAGATCCGGCCCGAAATCCGGTCGTGACGCGCGGGAAGTAACGACCGGTCGCCCGCAGCGACATATTCGTTGAGAGAACAGGAGATCACCGGGCAAACCGCCCGCGCGGCACCGGCCCGGCGACCAGGATTCATTGGCACAGCGGCCATCGCGAGAAATCGCGGCGAACACCCCCGTTCCGCACCACTTTCGAGACCGGCTTCCCCGCGCCCTCGAAACCCGCACGACCGCGGCGAAAACGCCAGGTCGGAGATCAGCTACCGCGCTTTGGGCGAAGGAGCCACCCCATGTTGAAAAGACGGATTCTGTGCGCCATGGCGACGATGGCCCTATGCCTCGTCGCCCCGGCACCGGCCTTCGCGCAGGCGGAGACCTTCGGCGACTACAGCCGGATGTTCCAGCGTTCGGCCGGCCAGTACTGGTCGGCCAACCAGGCCGACGGGCAGTGGGCGTGGACCCCGCAGTCGGCGACCGAGTCCCACATCCGCTGGGAGGACCAGATCTCGGAGTGGACCACCGACCCCACGCCGTACGTGGAGCGGTTCACCCGCGACAACGCCTGGGTGCTGCTGCACGGTTGGTGGGACAACGGCACCTACTACCGGATCAGCACCACCGAGCAGTGGATCTCGAACTCGGACTGCGTCACCAACAGGCTCTCGCTGCCGACCGGCGGCCCGCAGCACTACGCCCGGTGGGCCGCGCCAGTTCCCGGGGAAAG includes:
- a CDS encoding CYTH and CHAD domain-containing protein, whose product is MAIEWERKFELDVSAPVPDLTGTGLVAGRTEPVQQRLDATYFDTRDLRLAKAGVTLRRRTGGTDAGWHLKIPLSLERREEIGLPLGEDRDTVPVELARLVTARSHGDELVPIAHIATTRDSAELLDAEGRTLAAVADDQVAAETIGQAPRLERWRELEVELAEDAGAAVLDEVTETLRHQGVRRATGPSKLSRILGDRLPAEDADAEPGTTAGEVVLGYLRRQAELLRAHDVGVRRGAEDAVHQMRVAGRRLRSALSTFRRLLDRDATRDLADELKWLSGRLAAARDTEVLAARLAEQLDEQPTELVLGPVKAALTAHFARQEREARDTALEALDSTRYVELLRGLDQLLTDPPLTHRAGRPADAELRHALRRADRRLRRTVKALDGIEDRSQLNEALHEVRKKAKQARYCADAAEPAFGARLKSWRNGVKKVQSALGNQHDCVVAADALRELGVQAGLAGANAFTYGLLHRHNTAEAEHWQAVFHRRWNELDDRRTPGWLG
- a CDS encoding helix-turn-helix domain-containing protein is translated as MVAEPELAGTVLRVLGDELRRARGQRGWSRRQLQARLTAKVSVQTLATYELGTRHCSVVRLMELCQALDVSAVELLARVQARVADAERVRVDLTALVRHRGTELLPLRRWAEHRLARSPAGQPAVVYLDGGAIAGMARLCDTSPEGLLNVLRALERS
- a CDS encoding helix-turn-helix domain-containing protein, with the protein product MVDHRADPSALRFLIGHDLRAERDRSGWKQADAAKVIGSSQAKINYLETGKTQQKPGEIAALLRAYGADVEHVDRMSSLARRADQGTWWAPFSDVLPDWFKTFVGLEGLATAAFSYESLLLPGQLQTSDYAAALLVGNLRVPPREVQQVVRARMARQRLDSTDQSIVPLRFRTVIEEYVLDRIVGGPTVMRAQLEHLLEMMRRDNVELHVMPVTTTVHDGLDGDFLLLDFEVAQSIGYIEYPAGAIYIQDQDQVDGYALSADRLCSAALSGPDSAKFIEGRIAGLIASSED
- a CDS encoding DUF397 domain-containing protein, giving the protein MPVPGRLQWRTSSRSSNGENCVEVAPSQSQVSLRHSKHRAAGTITFPALAWSAFLHETSADLPSANGIVAVRKAGKHAVVRSLTGGVELRFDEGEWTAFVAGARRGEFDFFVEYTPACH
- a CDS encoding STAS domain-containing protein, with protein sequence MSVTVSTPQQDVVLLTVVGEVDALTVGGLRAALGGVTEGSRLVVDLSRVDFLSCSALEALAVANRRGAGLVLVTTRYIVLRALEATGLRGLFAVLPAVPDALDDTVLR
- a CDS encoding NAD(P)/FAD-dependent oxidoreductase, with translation MTRKRVVVVGGGFAGYEAAKGLSAKLPPEEFEIALVNPTDYFLYLPLLPEVAAGILDPRRISVSLPGTLPDVRLMLGEVRAVELAERQIRYTDPEGAHHRLSYDRLVLAVGSVHKLLPIPGLAEYAHGFRGVPEALYLRDHVTRQVELAAAADEEKERDARCTFVVVGAGYTGTEVAAQGPRYTAQLAARHAELRGQRMRWLLLDVAPRVLPELDQRLSGTADRVLREQGVEVRTETSISEATADGVTLTTGEFVPTRSLVWCVGVRPDPLVDDVGLETTKGRLVVDPRLGVPGHPEVFACGDAAAVPDLTRPGELTAMTAQHAVRQGKLAARNVAASLGHGKARRYRHHDLGFVVDLGARRAAANPLHIPLSGLPAKAVTRGYHLVSMPGNRIRTAVDWLLDAVLRRRQSVQLGLVRSGTVPLDTASPEVPKLRKE
- a CDS encoding molybdopterin-dependent oxidoreductase, which produces MTELPRGQTGTELRRFGLPWFARVRPEVPARPVVWVTGAVRTPVQLELGTLLGLPGRRERIADLHCVTTWSSTGLRWGGVPFRAVHELLVARVRPHPACAWVVFAGLDGYRSCLSLADALAEDVLLADHLDGAPLTPDQGAPARLVAPAQYGYKSVRQVCAVEYRLKYDSGSAGLLAHRRGRVAREERSAVLPGRVWRPVWRALAPRVRRRYGE
- a CDS encoding MFS transporter, which encodes MLLALCATVFIDLFGFTLVLPSLPFYVADLGGGGVWVGVLLTSYSLAQAAAAPVLGRLADRYGRRPLLLVSLAGSTASLLVMGLAGDLWLLLAARVIAGACGGSIGVAQAFAADVSEPEHRTRSMGLIGASIGLAFTVGPALGALAAPLGFDVVAFIAAGLAAANLMFALVALPGPAPVSPAPRPAGARRRVAPWTLLLAGFAGMAAFVGMETTVAFLAAQRFGAGPVFVGWLLCLAGLALLLVQGVLVARVAARWGEERVAMAGALVMAVGLVVLPVVPMPVFVAAVVLLSAGDGLVTATVASMLAGAGPPGERGARMGQGQSAAATGRVVGPLGSGALFDVASWLPYAFGATLSAVAAVVVTAGRHTVRKDDARTG
- a CDS encoding cation diffusion facilitator family transporter, producing MSASEGHGHGHTGRWARLTALVRPHSHDTADRVDAQLKASSAGLRALWISLGVLALTAAGQAVVVTLSGSVALLSDTLHNLADALTAVPVGIAFLIGRRRATRRFTYGFGRAEDLAGVVVVMVIAGSAVAALVESLRRLAEPAEVRQLPAVAVAAIAGFAGNEIAAQVRIRAGRRIGSAALVADGLHARADAITSLAVLLSAGGAALGWRLADPIIGLLIAAAIGVVTYSAAKQVFGRLMDAVDPELIDLAHAELSGLDQVRRVDRVRLRWIGHELHAEVELAVRATLPFVDAHEIAHRAEHRLRHAVPRFSGATVHVHPEDAHARSAPG
- a CDS encoding ArsR/SmtB family transcription factor: MGHGVEGRPPPVTALDAESAATVAATLQALATPSRLLILTRLRQGPCAVADLAVAVGMEQSAVSHQLRLLRALSLVASRRQGRSIVYSLYDSHVAMLLDQAVYHIEHLRLGLREFPGTGAG
- a CDS encoding SixA phosphatase family protein; this encodes MTRTLVLLRHAKSAWPQDVPDFERPLGDRGRRDAPAAGRWLREHVGPFDLVVCSSAARARQTWGLVSAEFDPVPEALTAQRLYGASPGELVAVARELPEQARTVLFIGHNPGLEELVALLSGTPVTLKTSSTAVLAGTAPWRDIAGGWASLDAFATPRG